One genomic region from Solwaraspora sp. WMMD792 encodes:
- the gltB gene encoding glutamate synthase large subunit, producing the protein MVLPYPQGPHPCPPQASQPPAQGLYDPAHEHDACGVSFVADLNGRRSHDVVAKGLAALCRLDHRGARGAEQNTGDGAGIMIQVPDAFLRAVVDFDLPPAGQYATGLVFLPADPADEARVRRIVEKYALVEGADVLGWRDVPVQPDGLGETADAARPRIAQLFLSAQRLTDSAAGPAGTPLAGLDLDRVAFCVRKQAERESAERGVTAYFPSLSGRTMVYKGMLTPDQLPEFYPDLRDERVASAIALVHSRFSTNTFPSWPLSHPYRFIAHNGEINTIRGNKNWMNAREALLATPDIPGNIRRLFPVCTPQASDSANFDEVLELLHLAGRSLPHAVLMMIPEAWENDPGMEPAKRDFYRFHASLMEPWDGPASVAFTDGELVGAVLDRNGLRPGRWWRTSDGLVVLGSEAGVLDLDPATVVAKGRLRPGRMFLVDTAAGRIVEDEEIKAELAAAHPYGDWLHAGLIDLRDLPERDHIVYAHDSVQRRQQTFGYTEEELKILIAPMARKGIEPIGSMGTDTPISPLSTRPRLLFDYFHQLFAQVTNPPLDAIREEMVTSLQSTIGPEANLLDPGPASCRQIVLPYPIIDNDELAKILSIDEDGDLPGFKAVRVSGLYPLRDGADGIKARLTEICRHVSEAIEDGVRIFVLSDRDSTVDLAPIPSLLLTAAVHQHLVREQTRTQVALLVESGDCREVHHAAVLIGYGAAAVNPYLAFESVEDLIATGALPGITSTEAIRNYVKALGKGVLKIMSKMGISTVSSYCGAQVFEAVGLDPRLVERYFAGTPGTVGGVGLSGIHAEVAARHDRAYPSNSAERSHRRLDVGGEYQWRREGELHLFNPETVFLLQHATRSGQYDVFRRYTATVDGLAAEAGSLRGLFTLRDGVREPVPIDEVEPASEIVKRFSTGAMSYGSISAESHETLAIAMNRLGGRSNTGEGGEDVDRLYDPARRSAVKQIASGRFGVTSEYLVNADDLQIKMAQGAKPGEGGQLPGNKVWPWIAKTRHATPGVGLISPPPHHDIYSIEDLAQLVHDLKCVNPAARVHVKLVSEIGVGTVAAGVAKLKADVILISGHDGGTGASPLNSLKHAGTPWELGLAETQQTLLLNKLRDRVTVQVDGQLKTGRDVLIAALLGAEEYGFATAPLIVSGCVMMRVCHLDTCPVGIATQNPVLRERFTGKPEFVENFFLFLAEEVRGYLAELGFRSIDEAIGRADLLDTAPAVEHWKAKGLDLSAVLHVPALPAGAALRGVRAQDHGLDKALDNELITLAGPALTERTPVRASVAVRNEHRSVGAMLGGEVTRRVGGAGLPDDTIEFTLTGTAGQSFGAFLPRGVTLRLVGDANDYVGKGLSGGRLIVRPDPAAPFAAPGGAGAEEQIIAGNTILYGATAGELFLRGRVGERFAVRNSGAVTVVEGVGDHGCEYMTGGTVVVLGPTGRNFAAGMSGGTAYLWRLDENLVNRELVDLEPVAADAEPMLRELVERHFAETDSAVAEALLKRWPEAVEEFTVVVPRDYRRVLETMRAAEAAGRDVDEAVMEVARA; encoded by the coding sequence GTGGTTCTTCCGTACCCGCAGGGACCGCACCCCTGCCCGCCGCAGGCATCCCAGCCGCCGGCGCAGGGTCTCTACGACCCCGCCCACGAGCACGACGCGTGTGGTGTCTCTTTCGTGGCGGACCTCAACGGCCGCCGCTCGCACGACGTGGTGGCCAAGGGCCTGGCCGCGCTGTGCCGGCTCGACCACCGTGGTGCGCGGGGTGCGGAGCAGAACACCGGTGATGGCGCCGGCATCATGATCCAGGTCCCGGACGCGTTCCTGCGGGCCGTCGTCGACTTCGACCTGCCGCCGGCCGGGCAGTACGCCACCGGCCTGGTGTTCCTGCCCGCCGACCCGGCCGACGAGGCCCGGGTCCGCCGGATCGTCGAAAAGTACGCCCTGGTCGAGGGCGCCGACGTGCTCGGCTGGCGGGACGTGCCGGTGCAGCCGGACGGGCTCGGCGAGACCGCCGACGCCGCCCGCCCCCGGATCGCGCAGCTCTTCCTGTCCGCGCAGCGGCTGACCGACTCGGCTGCCGGCCCGGCCGGCACCCCGTTGGCCGGGCTGGACCTGGACCGGGTGGCGTTCTGCGTACGCAAGCAGGCCGAGCGGGAGAGCGCCGAGCGCGGCGTGACCGCCTACTTCCCGTCGCTGTCCGGCCGGACCATGGTCTACAAGGGCATGCTCACCCCCGACCAGCTGCCCGAGTTCTACCCCGACCTGCGCGACGAGCGGGTGGCCAGCGCGATCGCCCTGGTGCACTCCCGGTTCTCCACCAACACGTTCCCGTCCTGGCCGCTGTCGCACCCGTACCGGTTCATCGCGCACAACGGCGAGATCAACACGATCCGGGGCAACAAGAACTGGATGAACGCCCGCGAGGCGCTGCTCGCCACCCCGGACATCCCCGGCAACATCCGCCGGCTGTTCCCGGTCTGCACCCCGCAGGCGTCCGACTCGGCCAACTTCGACGAGGTCCTCGAACTGCTGCACCTGGCCGGACGCAGCCTGCCGCACGCCGTCCTGATGATGATCCCGGAGGCCTGGGAGAACGACCCCGGGATGGAGCCGGCGAAGCGTGACTTCTACCGCTTCCACGCCAGCCTGATGGAGCCGTGGGACGGCCCGGCCTCGGTCGCCTTCACCGACGGTGAGCTGGTCGGTGCGGTGCTGGACCGCAACGGGCTGCGGCCGGGCCGCTGGTGGCGCACCAGCGACGGCCTGGTGGTGCTGGGCAGCGAAGCCGGCGTGCTCGACCTCGACCCGGCGACCGTGGTCGCCAAGGGCCGGCTGCGGCCGGGCCGGATGTTCCTGGTCGACACCGCCGCCGGGCGCATCGTCGAAGACGAGGAGATCAAGGCCGAGCTGGCCGCCGCCCACCCGTACGGGGACTGGCTGCACGCCGGCCTGATCGACCTGCGGGATCTGCCGGAGCGGGACCACATCGTCTACGCGCACGACTCGGTGCAGCGCCGCCAGCAGACCTTCGGCTACACCGAGGAGGAGCTGAAGATCCTGATCGCGCCGATGGCCCGCAAGGGCATCGAGCCGATCGGGTCGATGGGCACCGACACCCCGATCTCGCCGCTGTCCACCCGGCCCCGGCTGCTGTTCGACTACTTCCACCAGCTGTTCGCCCAGGTCACCAACCCGCCGTTGGACGCCATCCGGGAGGAGATGGTGACCAGCCTGCAGTCGACCATCGGCCCGGAGGCCAACCTGCTCGACCCGGGTCCGGCGTCCTGCCGGCAGATCGTGCTGCCGTACCCGATCATCGACAACGACGAGCTGGCCAAGATCCTGTCCATCGACGAGGACGGCGATCTGCCCGGCTTCAAGGCGGTCCGGGTCTCCGGCCTGTACCCGCTGCGTGACGGCGCCGACGGGATCAAGGCCCGGCTGACCGAGATCTGCCGGCACGTGTCCGAGGCGATCGAGGACGGCGTACGGATCTTCGTCCTGTCGGACCGGGACTCGACCGTCGACCTGGCGCCGATCCCGTCGCTGCTGCTCACCGCCGCCGTGCACCAGCACCTGGTGCGCGAGCAGACCCGCACCCAGGTGGCGCTGCTCGTCGAGTCCGGCGACTGCCGCGAGGTGCACCACGCCGCCGTGCTGATCGGCTACGGTGCCGCCGCGGTCAACCCGTACCTGGCCTTCGAGTCGGTCGAGGACCTGATCGCCACCGGCGCGCTGCCCGGCATCACCTCCACCGAGGCGATCCGCAACTACGTCAAGGCGCTCGGCAAGGGCGTGCTCAAGATCATGTCGAAGATGGGCATCTCGACGGTCTCCTCGTACTGCGGGGCCCAGGTCTTCGAAGCGGTCGGCCTGGACCCCCGGCTGGTCGAGCGCTACTTCGCCGGCACCCCGGGCACCGTCGGCGGGGTCGGGCTGTCCGGCATCCACGCCGAGGTCGCCGCCCGGCACGACCGCGCGTACCCGTCGAACAGCGCCGAACGCTCGCACCGCCGCCTCGACGTCGGCGGCGAGTACCAGTGGCGGCGTGAAGGTGAGCTGCACCTGTTCAACCCGGAGACTGTGTTCCTGCTGCAGCACGCCACCCGCTCCGGGCAGTACGACGTGTTCCGCCGCTACACCGCCACCGTCGACGGCCTGGCCGCCGAGGCCGGCTCGCTGCGCGGGCTGTTCACCCTGCGCGACGGGGTCCGCGAGCCGGTGCCGATCGACGAGGTCGAACCGGCCAGCGAGATCGTCAAGCGGTTCTCCACCGGCGCCATGAGCTACGGGTCGATCTCCGCCGAGTCGCACGAGACCCTCGCCATCGCGATGAACCGCCTCGGCGGGCGGTCCAACACCGGCGAGGGCGGCGAGGACGTCGACCGGCTCTACGACCCGGCCCGCCGCTCGGCGGTCAAGCAGATCGCCTCCGGCCGGTTCGGCGTGACCAGCGAATACCTGGTCAACGCCGACGACCTGCAGATCAAGATGGCGCAGGGGGCCAAGCCGGGTGAGGGCGGCCAGCTGCCCGGCAACAAGGTGTGGCCGTGGATCGCCAAGACCCGCCACGCCACCCCCGGCGTCGGGCTGATCTCCCCGCCGCCGCACCACGACATCTACTCGATCGAGGACCTCGCCCAGCTGGTGCACGACCTCAAGTGCGTCAACCCGGCCGCCCGGGTGCACGTCAAGCTGGTCAGCGAGATCGGCGTCGGCACCGTCGCCGCCGGCGTCGCCAAGCTCAAGGCCGACGTCATCCTGATCTCCGGGCACGACGGCGGCACCGGTGCGTCCCCGCTGAACTCGCTCAAGCACGCCGGCACCCCGTGGGAGCTGGGCCTGGCCGAGACCCAGCAGACGCTGCTGCTGAACAAGCTGCGCGACCGGGTCACCGTCCAGGTCGACGGCCAGCTCAAGACCGGCCGGGACGTGCTGATCGCGGCGCTGCTCGGCGCCGAGGAGTACGGCTTCGCCACCGCTCCGCTGATCGTCTCCGGCTGCGTGATGATGCGCGTCTGCCACCTGGACACCTGCCCGGTCGGCATCGCCACCCAGAACCCGGTGCTGCGGGAACGCTTCACCGGCAAGCCGGAGTTCGTGGAGAACTTCTTCCTGTTCCTCGCCGAGGAGGTCCGCGGCTACCTGGCCGAGCTGGGCTTCCGGTCGATCGACGAGGCGATCGGCCGGGCCGACCTGCTGGACACCGCGCCGGCCGTGGAGCACTGGAAGGCCAAGGGCCTGGACCTGTCCGCGGTGCTGCACGTGCCGGCGCTGCCGGCCGGTGCGGCGCTGCGCGGCGTCCGCGCCCAGGACCACGGTCTGGACAAGGCGCTGGACAACGAGCTGATCACCCTGGCCGGGCCGGCGTTGACCGAGCGGACCCCGGTGCGGGCGTCGGTGGCGGTACGCAACGAGCACCGCAGCGTCGGCGCGATGCTCGGCGGCGAGGTGACCCGCCGGGTCGGCGGGGCCGGGCTGCCCGACGACACCATCGAGTTCACCCTGACCGGTACCGCCGGGCAGTCGTTCGGTGCGTTCCTGCCGCGCGGGGTGACGCTGCGGCTGGTCGGCGACGCCAACGACTACGTCGGCAAGGGCCTGTCCGGCGGCCGGCTGATCGTCCGCCCGGACCCGGCGGCCCCGTTCGCCGCGCCCGGTGGCGCCGGCGCCGAGGAGCAGATCATCGCTGGCAACACCATCCTGTACGGAGCGACCGCCGGTGAGCTGTTCCTGCGCGGGCGGGTCGGCGAACGGTTCGCGGTGCGCAACTCCGGTGCGGTCACCGTCGTCGAGGGCGTCGGCGACCACGGCTGCGAGTACATGACCGGCGGTACGGTCGTCGTGCTCGGCCCGACCGGGCGTAACTTCGCCGCCGGCATGTCCGGCGGTACGGCGTACCTGTGGCGCCTCGACGAGAACCTGGTCAACCGGGAGCTGGTGGATCTGGAGCCGGTGGCCGCCGACGCCGAGCCGATGCTGCGTGAGCTGGTCGAGCGGCACTTCGCCGAGACCGACTCGGCGGTGGCCGAGGCGCTGCTCAAGCGCTGGCCGGAGGCGGTGGAGGAGTTCACCGTGGTGGTCCCGCGCGACTACCGACGGGTGCTGGAGACGATGAGGGCCGCCGAAGCCGCCGGCCGTGACGTGGATGAGGCCGTCATGGAGGTGGCTCGTGCCTGA
- the trpA gene encoding tryptophan synthase subunit alpha: MSISVAFDKARAEGRAVLVGCMPAGFPSVDDSIVAMRAMVDAGVDVIEVELPYSDPVMDGPVIQRASDIALAGGVRTADALRIIEAVAATGAPVVTMTYWNPIERYGVDAFARDLAAAGGTGLITPDLIPDEADEWLAASDAYGLDRTFLVSPSSTDARLAMTVRHCRGFVYATALMGVTGAREQSSGAAPTLVGRLRQVTDLPVGVGLGVGNGTQAAEVGSFADGVIVGSALIRCLLDAADLPAGLAALRSLSGELAAGVRAVTR, from the coding sequence ATGAGCATCTCGGTGGCGTTCGACAAGGCCCGGGCCGAGGGCCGCGCCGTGCTGGTCGGCTGCATGCCGGCCGGCTTCCCCAGCGTCGACGACAGCATCGTCGCGATGCGGGCGATGGTCGACGCCGGAGTCGACGTCATCGAGGTCGAGCTGCCCTACTCCGACCCGGTGATGGACGGCCCGGTGATCCAGCGGGCCAGCGACATCGCCCTGGCCGGCGGGGTCCGCACCGCCGACGCGCTGCGGATCATCGAGGCGGTCGCCGCGACCGGCGCGCCGGTGGTCACCATGACCTACTGGAACCCGATCGAGCGGTACGGCGTGGACGCCTTCGCCCGCGACCTGGCAGCGGCCGGCGGCACCGGGCTGATCACCCCGGACCTGATCCCGGACGAGGCGGACGAGTGGCTGGCCGCCTCGGACGCGTACGGCCTGGACCGGACCTTCCTCGTCTCGCCGTCGTCGACCGACGCCCGGCTGGCGATGACCGTGCGGCACTGCCGGGGTTTCGTCTACGCCACCGCGCTGATGGGTGTCACCGGGGCCCGCGAGCAGTCCTCCGGCGCGGCACCGACCCTGGTCGGCCGGCTGCGCCAGGTCACCGACCTGCCGGTCGGCGTCGGTCTCGGGGTGGGCAACGGCACCCAGGCGGCCGAGGTCGGTTCGTTCGCCGACGGAGTGATCGTCGGCAGCGCGTTGATCCGGTGCCTGCTGGACGCGGCCGATCTGCCCGCCGGGCTGGCCGCACTGCGTTCGCTCAGCGGTGAGCTCGCCGCCGGCGTACGCGCGGTGACCCGGTGA
- a CDS encoding NAD(P)/FAD-dependent oxidoreductase, translating into MRTAVVVGAGIGGLAVAGALARTGWRVTLLEREDRVRSDGTALVLWPNGVRALRALGLGAGLEAIATPVSHTGVRRPDGQWLVQPRPQPEDRAPVVVHREDLHDALIAGLGEQAEIRTGVTVKGLRPAVDRPAVTIGRGVVEADLVVAADGVHSALRPALAPGSSVVSSGCSAWRAVIPWYRAPQLAAGQVGGEILGAGYRFVSASLGERGSAGGSSRGGIYWVATAAGASRPEPPATQLTLLRRWFAGWPAPVGELLAATEPADLVQQEVRELRPLPPAYGFPVGPGGVVLLGDAAHAMPHHLGQGACLAFEDAATLCALVRDTVPGPALAAAVDSYSRLRRPRAVAMVRQTRRMAAVLSARGRLALRARDATLGTISPRLMGSVAATAAQWQPPPS; encoded by the coding sequence ATGCGTACTGCGGTCGTGGTGGGGGCGGGCATCGGCGGTCTGGCGGTCGCCGGTGCCCTGGCCCGCACCGGTTGGCGGGTCACCTTGCTGGAACGTGAGGACCGGGTCCGGTCCGACGGCACCGCCCTGGTGCTCTGGCCCAACGGTGTCCGCGCGTTGCGGGCGTTGGGCCTCGGCGCCGGGCTGGAGGCGATCGCCACCCCGGTGTCGCACACCGGGGTACGCCGCCCCGACGGGCAGTGGCTGGTGCAGCCCCGGCCGCAGCCGGAGGATCGGGCCCCGGTGGTGGTGCACCGGGAGGATCTGCACGACGCGTTGATCGCCGGTCTCGGCGAGCAGGCCGAGATCCGCACCGGGGTGACCGTGAAGGGCCTGCGACCGGCGGTGGACCGGCCGGCGGTGACCATCGGCCGGGGCGTCGTCGAGGCCGATCTGGTGGTGGCGGCGGACGGCGTGCACAGCGCGCTGCGTCCGGCGTTGGCCCCGGGCAGTTCGGTGGTCAGCTCCGGGTGCTCGGCCTGGCGGGCGGTGATTCCCTGGTACCGGGCACCGCAGCTGGCCGCCGGCCAGGTCGGCGGCGAGATACTCGGCGCCGGCTACCGGTTCGTCTCGGCGTCGTTGGGTGAACGGGGTTCGGCCGGCGGCTCCAGTCGGGGCGGCATCTACTGGGTGGCGACCGCCGCCGGGGCCTCCCGCCCGGAGCCGCCGGCGACCCAGCTGACCCTGCTGCGCCGCTGGTTCGCCGGCTGGCCGGCCCCGGTGGGCGAGCTGCTCGCCGCCACCGAGCCGGCCGACCTGGTCCAGCAGGAGGTCCGCGAGCTGCGGCCGCTGCCCCCGGCGTACGGGTTTCCGGTCGGGCCGGGCGGTGTGGTGCTGCTCGGTGACGCGGCGCACGCGATGCCGCATCATCTCGGGCAGGGCGCGTGCCTGGCGTTCGAGGACGCGGCGACGCTGTGCGCCCTGGTCCGGGACACCGTGCCGGGGCCGGCGCTGGCCGCGGCGGTCGACTCGTACAGCCGGTTGCGCCGGCCGCGGGCGGTGGCGATGGTGCGCCAGACCCGGCGGATGGCGGCGGTGCTGTCGGCGCGGGGCCGGCTGGCGCTGCGGGCCCGGGACGCCACGCTCGGCACGATCAGCCCTCGCCTGATGGGCAGTGTGGCCGCCACCGCAGCGCAGTGGCAGCCGCCGCCGTCCTGA
- the trpB gene encoding tryptophan synthase subunit beta yields MSAPNATGVDAPGTGARPAALPDDTGHFGRYGGRFVPEALIAALDELDVAYRQAMADDGFRADFDRLLRDYAGTPSLLYRAERLSAQVGATVLLKREDLNHTGAHKVRNVLGQALLTRRMGKPRIIAETGAGQHGVASATAAALLDLECVVYMGEVDTERQALNVARMRMLGATVVPVTNGSRTLKDALNEALRDWVASVDHTHYLIGTAAGPHPFPAMVRDFVRGIGDEARQQCLDSLGALPDAVTACVGGGSNAIGIFHAFVGDDQVRLYGFEAGGDGVATGRHAASITGGASGVLHGARTYLLQDADGQTLDSHSISAGLDYPAVGPEHAWLHDVGRARYQPVTDAEAMAAFQLLCRTEGIIPAIESAHALAGTLRIIPELTAELGREPTIVVNLSGRGDKDVHTAGAYFGILDGQDRLDGQDR; encoded by the coding sequence ATGAGCGCCCCGAACGCCACCGGCGTCGACGCGCCCGGCACCGGTGCGCGGCCCGCCGCGCTGCCCGACGACACCGGCCACTTCGGCCGGTACGGCGGGCGGTTCGTGCCCGAAGCGCTGATCGCCGCCCTCGACGAGCTGGACGTCGCGTACCGGCAGGCGATGGCCGACGACGGCTTCCGGGCCGACTTCGACCGGCTGCTGCGCGACTACGCCGGCACCCCGTCGCTGCTCTACCGGGCCGAGCGGCTGTCCGCGCAGGTCGGCGCGACGGTGCTGCTCAAGCGGGAGGACCTCAACCACACCGGCGCGCACAAGGTGCGCAACGTGCTCGGCCAGGCGTTGCTGACCCGGCGGATGGGCAAGCCCCGGATCATCGCCGAGACCGGCGCCGGGCAGCACGGGGTGGCCAGCGCCACCGCCGCCGCCCTGCTGGACCTCGAATGCGTGGTCTACATGGGCGAGGTGGACACCGAACGGCAGGCGCTCAACGTGGCCCGGATGCGGATGCTCGGCGCCACCGTGGTGCCGGTGACCAACGGGTCGCGCACCCTCAAGGACGCGCTCAACGAGGCGCTGCGCGACTGGGTGGCCAGCGTCGACCACACCCACTACCTGATCGGCACCGCCGCCGGGCCGCACCCGTTCCCGGCGATGGTCCGTGACTTCGTGCGCGGCATCGGCGACGAGGCCCGCCAGCAGTGCCTGGACAGCCTCGGCGCGCTCCCGGACGCGGTCACCGCCTGCGTCGGCGGCGGCTCCAACGCCATCGGCATCTTCCACGCCTTCGTCGGCGACGACCAGGTCCGGCTGTACGGCTTCGAGGCCGGCGGCGACGGGGTGGCCACCGGCCGGCACGCGGCCAGCATCACCGGCGGGGCGTCCGGGGTGCTGCACGGGGCCCGCACCTACCTGCTGCAGGACGCCGACGGGCAGACCCTGGACTCGCACTCGATCTCGGCCGGCCTGGACTACCCGGCGGTCGGTCCGGAGCACGCCTGGCTGCACGACGTCGGCCGGGCCCGCTACCAGCCGGTCACCGACGCCGAGGCGATGGCGGCGTTCCAGCTGCTCTGCCGCACCGAGGGGATCATCCCGGCGATCGAGAGCGCACACGCGCTCGCCGGCACCCTGCGGATCATCCCGGAACTCACCGCCGAGCTGGGGCGCGAGCCGACCATCGTGGTCAACCTCTCCGGCCGCGGCGACAAGGACGTGCACACCGCCGGCGCCTACTTCGGCATCCTCGACGGGCAGGACCGACTCGACGGGCAGGACCGATGA
- the lgt gene encoding prolipoprotein diacylglyceryl transferase, producing the protein MPSPATAVWQLGPIPIRAYALCIVLGIVVASAVTEYRLRQRGVRPWAVLDIAIWAVPFGILGARLYHVISSPQAYFGANGNPIEAFYIWQGGLGIWGAVAGGAVGAWLAARQLGIPLSVVADALAPGLPLAQAVGRFGNWFNNELYGGPTTLPWGLQVHQMDRSNPGQALRDPEGNPVLEPGLYHPTFLYEAIWNVGVAALVLLAERRWKLGAGRAFAVYVAGYTAGRFWIEIMRTDPANEFFGVRVNVFTSVLIFLGALVYLVRVRGPQQFLVPLDAEGRPLPPVGASTPADGGSTDAGSGTAEPTESGAAGSGATGGVSQVDVSGKKPTAELAAGYRVVTEEQFRRYESTGELPAETTAGTDTGSTTDTGSTTDPGADAADDDVAETDADAKTGTETGADADAKTDAKTDAETGAGTGTGKTGS; encoded by the coding sequence ATCCCCAGCCCGGCCACCGCTGTCTGGCAACTTGGTCCAATTCCCATCCGGGCGTACGCGCTCTGCATAGTCCTCGGCATCGTGGTGGCCAGCGCGGTCACCGAGTACCGGCTCCGCCAGCGCGGGGTCCGGCCGTGGGCGGTGCTGGACATCGCCATCTGGGCGGTGCCGTTCGGCATCCTCGGTGCCCGGCTCTATCACGTCATCTCCTCGCCGCAGGCGTACTTCGGCGCCAACGGCAACCCGATCGAGGCGTTCTACATCTGGCAGGGCGGTCTCGGTATCTGGGGCGCCGTCGCCGGTGGCGCGGTCGGTGCCTGGCTGGCCGCCCGCCAACTGGGCATCCCGCTCAGCGTGGTCGCCGACGCGCTCGCCCCCGGCCTGCCGCTCGCCCAGGCCGTCGGCCGGTTCGGCAACTGGTTCAACAACGAGCTGTACGGCGGCCCGACCACGTTGCCGTGGGGCCTGCAGGTGCACCAGATGGACCGCAGCAACCCCGGTCAGGCGCTGCGCGACCCGGAGGGCAACCCGGTGCTGGAGCCGGGGCTCTACCATCCGACCTTCCTGTACGAGGCGATCTGGAACGTCGGTGTCGCCGCGCTGGTGCTGCTCGCCGAACGCCGCTGGAAGCTCGGTGCCGGTCGGGCCTTCGCGGTGTACGTGGCGGGCTACACCGCCGGCCGGTTCTGGATCGAGATCATGCGTACCGATCCCGCGAACGAGTTCTTCGGCGTGCGGGTCAACGTGTTCACCTCGGTGCTGATCTTCCTCGGCGCGCTGGTCTATCTCGTCCGGGTACGCGGCCCGCAGCAGTTCCTCGTCCCGTTGGACGCCGAGGGCCGGCCGTTGCCGCCTGTCGGCGCGTCGACCCCGGCCGACGGCGGTTCGACCGACGCCGGGTCGGGCACCGCCGAGCCGACCGAAAGCGGGGCGGCCGGGTCCGGGGCAACCGGTGGGGTGTCCCAGGTCGACGTCTCGGGCAAGAAACCCACCGCCGAGTTGGCCGCCGGCTACCGAGTGGTCACCGAGGAACAGTTCCGGCGGTACGAGAGCACCGGTGAGCTGCCGGCCGAGACCACCGCCGGAACCGACACCGGCAGCACCACCGACACCGGCAGCACCACCGATCCCGGCGCGGACGCTGCCGACGACGATGTCGCCGAGACCGACGCCGACGCCAAGACCGGCACCGAGACCGGAGCCGACGCCGACGCCAAGACCGACGCCAAGACCGACGCCGAGACCGGAGCCGGCACCGGCACCGGCAAGACCGGAAGCTGA
- a CDS encoding GNAT family N-acetyltransferase, which translates to MANQENELLGRLDRFCDAVPRAAARPEELGDYVLFVRNGEAGWPFYARPRVGVTAPPAAADITTVRARQRELGLPESFEWIHEINPDLLAVARSAGLGVRQAPLMVLDPTALPPVDRFADRPVRLLDPDSPDFAADLTTWFTIAQAAFAPSDGTGTGLPTVGADTPEIVTVTFPTVDNGGPGGGAPDLTGQPAPASGGLATAAPAAPPDSIEPLATTAPAASPVAAAAADPVLPDTLVDHERSAIAAGSHTIALAGLPSAELPAGGQPAAVGSLNRVDDVAEIVGVGTVAPARRQGLASAITAALARHALAAGVDLIFLAAGDDDVAMLYHRLGFRRVGTSCIAEPTAHPGG; encoded by the coding sequence GTGGCCAACCAGGAGAACGAACTCCTCGGCCGGCTGGACCGGTTCTGCGATGCCGTACCGCGTGCTGCCGCCCGCCCCGAAGAGCTGGGTGACTATGTACTTTTCGTGCGGAATGGGGAGGCGGGTTGGCCGTTCTACGCCCGCCCCCGGGTAGGCGTGACCGCGCCGCCGGCCGCCGCCGACATCACCACCGTACGCGCCCGACAACGCGAACTGGGCCTTCCCGAGTCCTTCGAATGGATCCACGAGATCAACCCGGACCTGCTGGCGGTGGCCCGGTCGGCCGGGCTCGGCGTGCGGCAGGCACCGCTGATGGTGCTCGACCCGACCGCTCTGCCCCCGGTTGACCGGTTCGCCGACCGGCCGGTACGGCTGCTCGACCCGGACTCACCCGACTTCGCGGCCGATCTCACCACCTGGTTCACCATCGCCCAGGCCGCGTTCGCCCCGTCCGACGGCACCGGCACCGGACTGCCGACCGTCGGCGCCGACACCCCCGAGATTGTTACAGTGACATTTCCCACTGTCGACAATGGCGGTCCCGGCGGCGGTGCGCCGGACCTGACCGGGCAGCCCGCGCCGGCATCCGGCGGGCTCGCCACCGCCGCCCCGGCAGCCCCACCGGACAGCATCGAACCGCTGGCCACGACGGCCCCGGCGGCCTCACCTGTCGCGGCGGCGGCCGCCGACCCGGTCCTGCCGGACACCCTGGTCGACCACGAACGGTCGGCGATCGCCGCCGGCAGCCACACCATCGCCCTGGCCGGGCTGCCCTCGGCTGAGCTGCCCGCTGGCGGGCAGCCGGCCGCCGTCGGATCGCTCAACCGGGTCGACGACGTCGCCGAGATCGTCGGCGTCGGCACCGTGGCGCCGGCCCGCCGCCAGGGCCTGGCGTCTGCTATCACCGCCGCGCTGGCCCGGCACGCGCTCGCCGCCGGCGTCGACCTGATCTTCCTGGCCGCCGGCGACGACGACGTGGCGATGCTCTACCACCGACTCGGCTTCCGCCGAGTGGGCACCTCCTGCATCGCCGAGCCCACCGCCCACCCCGGCGGCTGA